From one Eucalyptus grandis isolate ANBG69807.140 chromosome 9, ASM1654582v1, whole genome shotgun sequence genomic stretch:
- the LOC104418537 gene encoding LOW QUALITY PROTEIN: uncharacterized protein At4g06744 (The sequence of the model RefSeq protein was modified relative to this genomic sequence to represent the inferred CDS: deleted 1 base in 1 codon): MAKIPGPTSSALLLLPLVIFHSCLVQASGGTSAAKTGREAIEIVIGGGGISIGSPPAPSPESGYCPPPPPPEPVCPPPQAPPRPPPPPPPPPPPPPPPPLPSPPPPPRLRPPPPPPSPSLPPRRPPPTPTPVVPQRSRLDMVYQPIQDFKKLISKGNCDPKKVTATWNGTGEKICNYKGFTCATVPGYKMSGLAGIDFNGFGFCNDKGQLPIDNFIERLPDLVFFHTNSNNITGRIPSNLSKLKYFYELDLSNNKLRGAFPLTVLGATNLTFLDLRFNNLTGPIPAQVFTLDLEVLFLNNNEFNGAIPENLGKTPVSYLTLANNKFTGPIPRSIGKTSKSLLEVLFLNNQLSGCLPYEIGLLKKTTTFDASINQLTGPIPHSFGCLQQMNQLNLSHNHLYGPVPETVCVLPKLSALTLNNNYFTQVGPECRKLILKKKLDVRMNCILGLPSQRSPAECDAFFSKKVKCPNEKSMRYVPCKISQSNAEDASKGSVTPEIAPAPSPSYAALNRNR, encoded by the exons ATGGCCAAAATACCAGGTCCCACCTCATCCGCATTGCTGCTTCTGCCCTTGGTCATCTTCCATTCTTGCCTTGTTCAAGCTTCTGGCGGCACTTCAGCTGCAAAAACAGGCCGAGAGGCAATCGAAATAGTAATCGGTGGTGGCGGCATCTCGATTGGCTCCCCCCCTGCTCCTAGCCCGGAGAGTGGGTATTGCCCTCCCCCGCCCCCTCCAGAGCCTGTATGCCCACCACCACAGGCACCTCCA CgcccacctccacctccaccgccacctccacctccaccgccaCCTCCACCTCTGCcatcaccgccgccacctccacGATTGCGGCCACCGCCACCTCCACCATCGCCGTCACTGCCGCCCCGGCGTCCACCTCCAACTCCAACTCCAGTTGTCCCCCAGCGGAGCCGGCTGGACATGGTGTATCAACCAATACAGGATTTCAAGAAGCTCATAAGCAAGGGCAACTGCGACCCTAAGAAAGTCACTGCGACCTGGAATGGCACAGGAGAAAAGATCTGCAATTACAAGGGCTTCACCTGTGCAACTGTACCCGGCTACAAGATGTCGGGTCTCGCCGGCATCGACTTCAATGGCTTCGGCTTCTGCAATGACAAGGGACAGCTCCCTATCGACAACTTCATTGAGAGACTACCCGATCTCGTATTCTTTCATACAAACTCCAACAACATTACCGGTCGCATCCCCTCCAATCTTTCCAAGCTCAAGTATTTCTACGAACTCGACTTGAGCAACAACAAGCTACGAGGAGCATTCCCACTGACCGTTCTAGGCGCCACCAATCTCACTTTCTTGGATCTCAGGTTCAACAACCTGACTGGACCGATACCAGCGCAAGTATTCACTCTGGACCTTGAAGTTCTCTTTCTCAACAACAACGAGTTCAATGGGGCAATTCCGGAAAATCTCGGTAAAACACCCGTAAGTTATCTCACCCTAGCCAACAACAAGTTCACAGGCCCAATCCCTCGAAGCATAGGGAAAACTTCAAAGTCGTTGCTAGAGGTGCTGTTCCTGAATAACCAATTATCGGGTTGCCTTCCGTATGAGATAGGACTTCTGAAGAAAACCACTACTTTCGACGCCAGTATCAATCAGTTGACTGGTCCCATACCACATTCCTTCGGCTGTCTGCAGCAGATGAATCAGCTAAACTTGTCGCATAACCATTTATACGGGCCGGTTCCTGAGACGGTGTGCGTGCTGCCGAAGCTGAGTGCACTAACACTGAACAACAATTACTTCACACAGGTTGGGCCGGAATGCCGGAAGTTGATCTTGAAGAAAAAGCTCGATGTAAGGATGAACTGCATTTTAGGTCTTCCATCACAGAGATCTCCGGCAGAATGTGATGCCTTCTTCTCCAAGAAGGTAAAGTGCCCAAACGAGAAGTCAATGAGATATGTCCCCTGCAAGATTAGTCAGTCAAATGCCGAGGATGCCTCCAAAGGGTCAGTGACACCTGAGATCGCCCCAGCACCATCACCTTCTTATGCGGCACTCAATAGGAACCGATAG
- the LOC104420047 gene encoding probable 2-oxoglutarate-dependent dioxygenase At3g50210, translated as MGPLMAKCDEPDMGEDPGVAEVVRQLDQACREAGFFYVNISIYRGYQRLRENITKGVPDMHEAIDCYREVRQGMYGDLGKVLEGCDQWPVNPPDLKPIMEEYISLCTELSRKIMRGIALALGGSPSEFEGQRAGDPFWVLRILGYPGASKANVLGNPENDIGCGAHTDYGLLTLLNQDDDITALQVKNLSGEWISAVPVPGTFVCNIGDMLKIWSNGFYDATVHRVINSCPRYRVCVAYFYEPNFDVLVEPLDVCVRRTGGTKKLGRACYGEHLVSKVLTNFVV; from the exons ATGGGTCCCCTCATGGCCAAGTGCGATGAACCGGACATGGGTGAAGACCCGGGCGTGGCTGAAGTTGTCAGGCAGTTGGATCAGGCTTGTAGGGAGGCTGGTTTTTTCTACGTG aatatttcaatttatag GGGATACCAGAGACTTCGTGAAAACATCACAAAAGGTGTACCTGACATGCACGAGGCCATTGAC TGTTACAGAGAAGTGAGGCAAGGGATGTATGGAGATCTTGGCAAGGTCCTGGAAGGATGTGATCAGTG GCCAGTTAATCCTCCAGATTTAAAGCCAATTATGGAGGAATACATTAGCCTTTGCACTG AACTTTCAAGAAAGATCATGAGAGGCATTGCATTAGCGTTAGGCGGATCCCCAAGTGAATTTGAAGGTCAAAGAGCTGGAGATCCATTTTGGGTATTGCGTATACTCGGTTATCCAGGTGCATCAAAAGCAAATGTCCTTGGAAATCCTGAAAATGACATTGGATG CGGAGCGCACACCGATTATG GTTTGTTGACTCTGTTGAATCAGGATGATGACATCACTGCTCTTCAG GTCAAGAACCTCTCTGGTGAGTGGATCTCTGCTGTTCCTGTTCCCGGAACATTTGTTTGCAACATAGGCGACATGCTTAAG ATTTGGTCCAATGGCTTCTATGACGCAACAGTGCATCGCGTAATTAATAGTTGCCCAAGATATCGAGTCTGTGTAGCATACTTTTATGAG CCCAATTTCGATGTCCTGGTGGAGCCTTTAGATGTCTGTGTGAGGAGAACCGGTGGAACCAAGAAGCTTGGAAGAGCATGCTATGGAGAGCATTTAGTTAGCAAAGTCCTAACGAACTTTGTGGTGTAA